A stretch of Triticum aestivum cultivar Chinese Spring chromosome 1D, IWGSC CS RefSeq v2.1, whole genome shotgun sequence DNA encodes these proteins:
- the LOC123181826 gene encoding lichenase-2: MASQGVASMFALALLLGAFASIPQSVESIGVCYGMSANNLPAASTVVSMFKSNGINSMRLYAPDQAALQAVGGTGVNVVVGAPNDVLSNLAASPAAAASWVRSNIQAYPKVSFRYVCVGNEVAGGATQNLVPAMKNVQGALASAGLGHIKVTTSVSQAILGVYSPPSAGSFTGEADAFMGPVVQFLARTGAPLMANIYPYLAWAYNPSAMDMSYALFTASGTVVQDGSYGYQNLFDTTVDAFYTAMAKHGGSNVKLVVSESGWPSGGGTAATPANARIYNQYLINHVGRGTPRHPGAIETYVFSMFNENQKDSGVEQNWGLFYPNMQHVYPISF; the protein is encoded by the exons ATGGCGAGCCAAGGTGTTGCCTCCATGTTCGCTCTGGCATTGCTCCTCGGAGCCTTCGCCTCCATCCCACAAA GCGTCGAGTCCATCGGGGTGTGCTACGGCATGAGCGCCAACAACCTGCCGGCGGCGAGCACCGTCGTCAGCATGTTCAAGTCCAACGGCATCAACTCCATGCGGCTGTACGCTCCCGACCAGGCGGCGCTGCAGGCCGTCGGCGGCACGGGCGTCAACGTCGTCGTCGGGGCGCCTAACGACGTGCTCTCCAACCTCGCCGCCAGCCCAGCTGCGGCCGCCTCGTGGGTCAGGAGCAACATCCAGGCCTACCCCAAGGTCTCCTTCCGGTACGTCTGCGTCGGCAACGAGGTCGCCGGCGGCGCCACCCAGAACCTCGTCCCGGCCATGAAGAACGTGCAGGGCgcgctcgcctccgctgggctgggcCACATCAAGGTCACCACGTCGGTGTCGCAGGCCATTCTCGGCGTGTACAGCCCGCCCTCCGCCGGGTCCTTCACCGGGGAGGCGGACGCGTTCATGGGCCCCGTGGTGCAGTTCCTTGCCCGCACCGGCGCGCCGCTCATGGCTAACATCTACCCGTACCTGGCCTGGGCCTACAACCCGAGCGCCATGGACATGAGCTACGCGCTCTTCACCGCATCCGGCACCGTGGTCCAGGACGGCTCCTACGGGTACCAGAACCTGTTCGACACCACCGTGGACGCCTTCTACACGGCCATGGCCAAGCACGGCGGCTCCAACGTGAAGCTCGTGGTGTCGGAGAGCGGGTGGCCCTcaggcggcggcacggcggcgaCTCCGGCCAACGCCAGGATCTACAACCAGTACCTCATCAACCACGTCGGGCGCGGCACCCCGCGCCACCCGGGCGCCATCGAGACCTACGTCTTCTCCATGTTCAACGAGAACCAGAAGGACAGCGGCGTGGAGCAGAACTGGGGACTCTTCTACCCCAACATGCAGCACGTCTACCCCATCAGCTTCTGA